atcttgaagatccaagacccaaaagtctagatctaaagttactaagttaaatcctaagtcataacacttgaatctttactttaatgaaaccataagttatgaaacttagattctcatcttgtaaagtgtatgtaagcttgtaagctcttgtttacaacaaaataagtagaccataagttatataaacttagatccaacataattatataaagttataactagaaagttatacttctatgttcttgaacttataaagttaacttttagtttcaagaaatatgagatcaagattaactagtaatacttgaccaaactaacaacatcacaactttaaagtacataaaatgaagaaataagttaaatctacaagtactaagttcatggttgttcatactgtaaagattcaagtcaaggctttgatctttaagaaagtaaaccttaagtttacaaacatgaatacaagtatgattttaactcatgaactttcaatctttttaaaacattaagtgtagaaccataaactagaaagtttaggttcttgtatgttcttgtatgaacaagatgatatgaagaataaactaataagtttgattcttaactattagtaagtaaacaacaaacaactagtaagttaaacaacaacaaagaacaagtattaAAACAagcaaataatgatgatgatgtatgtatgGTTTCGGTTTttatgaagaaaaagaagagaaaagtaagcttgttacttacaagtcttgagagaaaaatgagagaaaatgagatgCAAGTAAGTGTGTGAGTGAGAAGTGAAGTAAACTAGTGAGTATGTATCACAAAAAAAAGAAAAGGGAACCTCCCTTTTACCCATCAAAGCCGACGGCCCAAGGGTGGCCAAAAGAGGGTGGTCACAAGCTTGTTTCTTATGCACGGGGAGGAGATGTTGGCTTGAAATGGTAATAAAGTTAAGTTGTTATGGGAAAGTGTTGTAATGATACTTGTAACTAGTCTTTCACTCACTAATTAATCTAGTTCAAGTCTAAATGAATTACTTGCATAATAAGATGTGCTaacttagtccattaagtgtgtagggtgggctctaagtccatgtacatttataaagtccaagtatgtaagtaagtaacaattaaatgaacaaagtccaagtaattaactagtaaccttagttaattaaaaatgattaataaaaattaatcatgaatgtaaataatatccgaaatattattcgtataaagttcatgtgtcacaaagacgagtcgggcatgtaaagtcaagtacggtagcaAGTAGATGTataaaaaaatacatttattaaacacaagcattaattataaatattattaattaaaagttggaaaatccagggtcgttacaatattattaattacaattttcaAGTAATTTGAAGCTCCGATTAGATGATGATATTgatacgatgaagatgatgatgctaGCAGGTTTCTAAGTTTTATTGGtgtacatcgatacactttttaagagtatatagcctacattgataTTTCTGTGAGTAGATTAGATTAGAAGAAAAATGAGAGTATACAAGTTATTTATGGCTTTAACCTTTAATTTATATAAACCGGTAATCCACGTAGATCGACATCTAGTTCGTGTATTTGTTGAATGAATTTCAACAATCATTCATTTCTGCCGTTTTCATTGCGTATAATCGAGGTGGAGTAACCAGGCCAAATTTAACTGTGGTGATTGGTACCCTACTAAATTCATATCTATATTCTTCTCGCAACTGAAACTATATTATGTAGCCATAGCTGTTAGTCTGTTAATTGTTAAATTTCGAGAATACAATGCTGTTAGTCTGTTAATGGATTTACTCATGTTGTAGAAGTATCAATTGCTGTAGATATAACACTTGCCATTAGTTGGAATTTGATACGTTTTACATGTTGTAAATACTAAATACAACTTATATTGCACACTtgtttattaatcataataattttttttttttttcgagtaTACATCTGAAAATTGGGCGTGATCTTCAATTTGCAGAAAACTACGCCACAATTTTAAATATGCAaagtaaatgtttgatgaaatgtctcaatAGCTTTTAATAATGTTCTTTGCTGCGATTATTATCCGCGTTAGTTGAGATCTCCCTTCCGTTATACTTATAGATCCGTGAAACCTTCTTTTTTTAGTAGTGACATTTTAGAAGTTTATCATAAACTCAAAAAACCCTTGTAACAGTACTGTATGGTCAATTGATGGAGTGTATCAAGTTATCGATTTCGTTGTAGGTATTTCAAAATTATCGTGCTTTAGATTGTCCTGTTCATATCAAAAAGAAGAGGGGTATATAACTGCATTGCTGTCTTACTTTATAAAAGCCTAAAGCTTTGATTTTTACTTATTTCTTGCAGATGAAAACTCGCTGCCTTTAGAAAAAAATGGAGCTTTTCTCATTATTTGTTGTCATTATTACCACAATACTTGTGGTACGGGTTCTGTATGTAATATCTCAGAGTAGCAAACCGATCCGTAACACTTGTCAGAAGCATTTGAGTACCCTTGTTGTTTTAGGTTCAGGTGCGTTTTCTAAATGTATATCCTTTCTTTCCTATTTTtatatacaaacatattttactcattttaatcaaAGCTCAATTCATATGATTTGGAAAGGTTAACAATATGCTCTGAAAGTCAATAACTGTAATTTACATTCAATACTTATCACGTCTTTGGTTTCGTTGTAGGGGGGCACACAGCAGAAATGTTAAATCTTTTATCAATTATTCAAAAGGATCGATTTGCTCCAAGATTTTACATTGCCGCATCAACTGACGACATGAGTCTTCAGAAGGCACGTGTATTTGAGGAAACATTGGATGATGAGGTACGTACACATCTTGATGATGTCATGATTATTGTTTCTGATGCATTGAAGTTTTACACAAGATCCTAAGGTTTTTCATATAACCTTTTATAAGTTTACACAATAACTCGATTCGTAGCATTAAAATTTACCGGTGCAGGTAAGTCTGCAAGGGTCAATTTGTACCCAATTTATGCAGATATATAGAAGTCGTGAAGTGGGTCAATCATATATTACTTCTATTGGGACAACATTATATGCTTTAATTCATGCTTTGTGGCTCATGTTGAAAACCAGACCTCAAGTGGTATCATTATTGTTTGCTTCACTAAAAATTATGTTATTTCTTCCTTTCGTTGTTCTTATAAGCTTTTGATGACGTTTCATATCTTATATGCAGATTATGTGCAACGGTCCAGGGACATGTATTCCAATATGTGCAATTGCTTTTGTTTTCAAGGTTTGATTACCTCAACCTTATAATACTAGTCGCTTTATCCTGTGAAAGGGTTCGACCAGGTTTGCATGTATTATTTCATCTTGAATTTTTTTTGTTAATGTTAAATTACATTTATGATAACTCTAGATTTATTTACTCCATTACACCGTC
This genomic window from Rutidosis leptorrhynchoides isolate AG116_Rl617_1_P2 chromosome 2, CSIRO_AGI_Rlap_v1, whole genome shotgun sequence contains:
- the LOC139893134 gene encoding UDP-N-acetylglucosamine transferase subunit ALG14-like; protein product: MELFSLFVVIITTILVVRVLYVISQSSKPIRNTCQKHLSTLVVLGSGGHTAEMLNLLSIIQKDRFAPRFYIAASTDDMSLQKARVFEETLDDEVSLQGSICTQFMQIYRSREVGQSYITSIGTTLYALIHALWLMLKTRPQVIMCNGPGTCIPICAIAFVFKVLGIRWSYIFYVESIARVKRLSLSGLLLYKLRMADQLYVQWPQLQKQYPRAHYVGRLM